Proteins encoded by one window of Nicotiana tabacum cultivar K326 chromosome 10, ASM71507v2, whole genome shotgun sequence:
- the LOC142165088 gene encoding receptor-like protein 49 — translation MYVDYSRNNFSSSIPLYIGNSLSLDFFSLGNNRLTGIIPESICNASYLQVLDFSNNALSGTIPPCLLEHITNLGVLNLGNNKLHGVIPDAFPTGSSLQTLDLSENKLQGRLPKSLVNCDLLEVLNVGNNRLVDSFPSILMNSSSLRVLVLRSNGFYGDFQCDATSNSWHNLQIIDIASNKFTGELGAECLSNWKGMMAADDYIESGHNHIQYRFLQLSNLYYQDTVTITNKGMEMKLVKILRVYTSIDFSSNRFQGVIPDMDGNLSALYVLNLSHNSLEGPIPKSIGKLQMLGSLDLSSNQISGEIPVELENLTFLSVLNLSFNKLFGRIPSGNQFQTFSAISFKGNRGLCGFPLNNSCESNGPDLTPPPTSQDDSDFDWKFIFAAVGYLVGAANTIALLWFYEPVKIWFDIRMEKCLLWFSTM, via the coding sequence ATGTATGTGGACTACTCGAGAAATAATTTCAGCAGCTCCATCCCACTCTATATTGGAAATTCACTTTCTCTTGATTTTTTCTCACTAGGAAATAATAGGCTCACTGGAATAATTCCTGAATCCATATGCAATGCCAGCTACCTTCAAGTTCTTGATTTCTCCAACAATGCCTTGAGtggcacaataccaccatgtctACTGGAACATATTACAAATCTTGGAGTGCTGAATCTAGGGAACAATAAACTCCATGGTGTTATACCAGATGCATTTCCAACTGGTAGCTCTCTGCAAACTTTAGACCTGAGTGAGAATAAGTTACAAGGGAGGCTGCCAAAGTCTCTGGTCAATTGTGACTTGTTGGAGGTCCTGAATGTCGGAAATAACAGACTTGTTGATAGTTTCCCCTCCATATTGATGAACTCATCCAGTCTTAGAGTCCTAGTCTTGCGCTCCAATGGATTTTATGGAGATTTTCAGTGTGATGCAACCAGTAATAGCTGGCATAATCTCCAGATCATAGATATAGCTTCCAACAAATTCACTGGTGAATTGGGTGCAGAATGCTTATCTAATTGGAAAGGAATGATGGCTGCAGATGATTACATTGAGTCAGGACACAATCACATCCAGTATAGGTTCCTCCAACTAAGTAACTTATACTATCAGGACACAGTAACAATAACCAACAAAGGGATGGAGATGAAGCTTGTGAAAATTCTCAGAGTCTACACATCTATTGATTTCTCTTCGAATAGATTTCAAGGGGTGATCCCAGATATGGACGGGAACCTCAGCGCGCTTTATGTTCTCAACCTGTCACACAATTCCCTTGAGGGACCAATTCCAAAATCAATCGGGAAGCTACAAATGCTTGGATCACTAGACCTGTCATCAAACCAGATATCTGGAGAAATCCCTGTAGAGCTTGAAAATCTCACGTTCCTATCAGTTCTGAACTTGTCATTCAACAAATTGTTTGGAAGAATCCCCTCGGGTAATCAATTTCAAACATTCTCAGCAATTTCCTTTAAAGGAAACAGAGGCCTATGCGGATTCCCTCTCAACAACAGTTGCGAAAGCAATGGTCCAGATTTGACACCACCACCAACTTCTCAAGATGACTCAGATTTTGACTGGAAGTTCATTTTTGCAGCTGTTGGATACTTAGTAGGGGCAGCAAATACTATTGCACTTCTGTGGTTTTACGAGCCGGTGAAGATATGGTTTGACATACGTATGGAGAAATGCTTGCTTTGGTTTTCAACAATGTAA
- the LOC107830199 gene encoding uncharacterized protein LOC107830199, translating into MKMRTLHFLWFFLIPFWQILSGNEIFLVSSQCLDDQKSLLLQLKGSLQYDSSGSNKLAYWNKNTSDCCKWDGVTCDSSGHVINLELDNEAISGGIENSSALFSLQYLEKLNLAYNRFNVGIPVGIDNLTNLKYLNLSNAGFVGQIPMMLSRLTRLVTLDLSTLFPGIQPLKLENPNLKQFIENSTELRELYLDGVDLSAQKSEWCQSLSSYLLNLTVLSLRTCRISGPIDESLSKLRFLSTIHLDQNNLSTTFPEYFANFTNLSTLTLGTCNLQGTFPEKIFQVQDLEILELSNNLLLSGNIRKFPRNGSLRTISLSYTNVSSSLPESISNLHNLSRLELSNCSFSGSIPSTIANLTNLVYLDFSSNNFTGSIPYFQRSKKLCYLDLSHNGLTGFVSSAHFEGLSELVYINLGNNLLNGILPAYIFELPTLQQLFLNGNQFVGQVKEFRNASSSLLDTIDLSNNHLNGSIPKSIFGAERLKVLSLSSNLFSGRMSLDLIGRLGNLRRLELSYNNLTIDTSSSNLSSFTFPE; encoded by the coding sequence ATGAAAATGAGAACTCTACACTTTCTATGGTTTTTCTTGATACCCTTTTGGCAAATCTTATCAGGTAATGAGATTTTCTTGGTTTCCTCTCAATGTCTTGATGATCAAAAATCATTGTTGCTGCAGTTGAAGGGCAGCCTACAATATGACTCTAGTGGGTCAAATAAATTGGCATATTGGAACAAGAACACAAGTGACTGTTGCAAATGGGATGGGGTGACATGTGATAGCTCTGGTCATGTGATTAACTTGGAATTGGATAATGAGGCAATTTCTGGTGGAATTGAGAATTCAAGTGCTCTTTTCAGTCTTCAGTATCTTGAGAAGCTAAATTTGGCTTACAACAGGTTCAATGTTGGAATACCAGTTGGTATAGACAACTTAACGAACTTGAAGTACCTGAATTTATCGAATGCCGGTTTTGTTGGCCAAATTCCTATGATGTTATCAAGATTAACAAGGCTAGTTACTCTTGATCTCTCAACTCTTTTCCCTGGAATTCAACCTCTAAAACTAGAGAATCCCAATTTGAAACAATTCATTGAGAATTCAACAGAGCTTAGGGAGCTTTACCTTGATGGTGTTGATCTTTCAGCTCAGAAGAGTGAGTGGTGTCAATCTTTGTCTTCATATTTGCTGAACTTGACAGTCTTGAGCTTGCGTACTTGTCGAATTTCAGGCCCCATTGATGAATCACTTTCCAAGCTTCGATTTCTTTCTACCATCCATCTTGACCAGAATAATCTCTCTACCACATTTCCTGAATATTTTGCCAATTTCACAAACTTGTCTACATTGACCCTTGGTACTTGTAATCTGCAGGGAACATTTCCTGAGAAGATCTTTCAGGTACAAGATCTAGAGATTTTGGAGTTGTCAAATAATTTGTTGCTTAGTGGAAATATTCGAAAATTTCCTCGAAACGGATCTTTGAGGACGATATCACTAAGCTACACCAACGTTTCTAGTTCATTACCAGAATCCATTTCAAACCTTCATAACTTGTCCAGGTTAGAGCTCTCAAATTGCAGTTTCAGTGGATCAATACCTTCCACAATAGCAAACCTTACCAATCTTGTTTATTTAGATTTCTCCTCCAACAATTTCACTGGTTCTATCCCATATTTCCAACGGTCCAAGAAACTCTGCTACTTAGACCTTTCTCATAATGGTCTAACTGGTTTCGTGTCTTCAGCTCATTTTGAAGGACTCTCAGAGCTTGTCTACATAAATCTAGGGAACAACTTGCTCAACGGGATCCTTCCTGCATATATCTTTGAGCTCCCCACCTTGCAGCAGCTTTTTCTTAACGGCAATCAATTTGTTGGCCAAGTAAAAGAATTCCGCAATGCGTCCTCCTCTCTCCTGGATACTATTGATTTGAGCAACAaccatctgaatggatcaattcCCAAGTCCATATTTGGAGCTGAGAGGCTTAAGGTCCTCTCACTTTCTTCCAACTTGTTTAGTGGAAGAATGTCACTTGACCTGATTGGGAGGCTCGGTAACCTTAGAAGACTTGAGCTTTCTTACAATAACTTGACCATTGATACTAGTAGCAGCAATTTGTCCTCGTTCACTTTTCCCGAGTAA